In Dromaius novaehollandiae isolate bDroNov1 chromosome 2, bDroNov1.hap1, whole genome shotgun sequence, one DNA window encodes the following:
- the FSBP gene encoding fibrinogen silencer-binding protein — protein sequence MVGKARSSNFTLSEKLDLLKLVKPYVQILEEHTNKHSVIVEKNKCWDIIADNYNAIGVDRPPRTAQGLRTLYKRLKEYAKQELLQQKETYSDCKSSISEPTKKVVEMIPQISNVCLRDRSISQSAVISKETIAGTSSPQAVLDHHPATVMMELQLEEDVKPPPSLVIDSQQSETLGQEEEHQLVHVMERSPSTSVSSVDMRVMMSPSPIPRRDELFRLEVGERFRPMCGYDPQMLQMLKEEHQIILENQRRIGLYVQEKRDGLKRKQQLEEELLRAKIKVEKLKAIQLRCGLPEYSNI from the exons ATGGTTGGGAAGGCCAGATCTTCTAATTTTACCTTATCTGAAAAGCTCGATTTGCTAAAACTCGTGAAGCCGTATGTACAAATTCTTGAGGAACATACCAATAAGCATTCTGTaatagtggaaaaaaacaaatgctggGATATCATAGCTGATAACTACAATGCCATCGGAGTAGATCGCCCTCCTCGCACTGCACAGGGCCTGCGCACGCTGTACAAGAGGCTCAAAGAATATGCCAAACAGGAGCTATTGCAGCAAAAGGAGACTTATTCAGACTGTAAAAGCAGCATTTCCGAGCCAACCAAGAAAGTTGTGGAGATGATTCCACAGATTTCCAATGTGTGTTTAAGAGACAGGAGCATTTCACAAAG TGCTGTTATCAGTAAAGAAACAATTGCTGGTACCAGTTCACCACAGGCAGTGTTGGATCACCATCCTGCGACAGTCATGATGGAGTTGCAATTGGAAGAGGATGTCAAACCTCCTCCCTCTTTGGTTATAGATTCACAGCAAAGTGAGACCTTAGGACAAGAGGAAGAACACCAATTGGTGCATGTTATGGAAAGGTCTCCTTCAACATCGGTATCTTCAGTTGATATGAGAGTGATGATGTCTCCCTCTCCTATTCCAAGAAGAGATGAGCTTTTTAGGCTTGAGGTTGGAGAACGCTTTAGACCAATGTGTGGGTATGACCCACAGATGTTGCAAATGCTGAAAGAAGAGCATCAAATAATATTAGAAAATCAAAGAAGAATTGGGCTTTATGTCCAAGAAAAAAGGGATGgtttgaaaagaaagcagcagctggaagaggaACTGTTGCGAGCGAAAATCAAAGTAGAGAAGCTGAAGGCAATACAACTACGGTGTGGTCTGCCAGAATACAGCAATATCTAA